A DNA window from Hydra vulgaris chromosome 13, alternate assembly HydraT2T_AEP contains the following coding sequences:
- the LOC101237164 gene encoding keratin-associated protein 4-5 isoform X3, protein MQMIFIYCLFALTFISCEEDNKVDDYTPPFTCDFGKYMCGYRKCCKSYSDEEKPFKCYDGSYVCGYKKCCKTVVEKPFKCDYGSYVCGHKKCCTTIVEKPFKCDYGSYVCGHKKCCTTIVEKPFKCDYGSYVCGHKKCCTTIVEKPFKCDDGYYVCGHKKCCKTIVEKPFKCKSIVITVIEFSYP, encoded by the exons atgcagatgatttttatttattgtttatttgcatTGACTTTTATAAGTTGTGAAGAAGATAATAAAGTTGATGATTACACTCCGCCGTTTACGT GTGATTTTGGAAAATATATGTGTGGATATAGAAAATGTTGCAAGTCCTATTCAGACGaagaaaaaccatttaaat gcTACGACGGAAGTTATGTTTGTGGGTATAAGAAATGCTGTAAAACAGTAGtagaaaaaccttttaaat gtgaCTACGGAAGTTACGTTTGTGGACACAAAAAATGTTGCACGACTATTGtagaaaaaccttttaaat gtgACTACGGAAGTTATGTTTGTGGACACAAAAAATGTTGCACGACGATTGTCGAAAAACCTTTCAAAT gtgACTACGGAAGTTATGTTTGTGGACACAAAAAATGTTGCACGACAATTGTcgaaaaaccttttaaat GTGACGACGGATATTATGTCTGTGGACACAAAAAATGCTGTAAGACTATTGTAGAAAAACCGTTTAAATGTAAGTCGATTGTGATAACTGTTATTGAATTTTCTTAtccttaa
- the LOC101240683 gene encoding uncharacterized protein LOC101240683 isoform X1, translating into MILLLFCLCMTTAARYKPRCNLDFSFSNDINLQKSSNKISWERKCSQNVESICIKNITVAYFSMPPFTDNNTFGANNWPGVVLTQIISAALSQCCGSCLQITFNKLENQSQLISNNNKYSIDIIFPIFTQRALNRVESSSTIPVIKLSAALFFTKLNILPTMFAQDIFRAIYSLWPLFGVSTMLAYVAGVIIWFLDTWYNKEQLPRRFIPGSFEGFWWAFVTMVAVGYGDIAPRGVIAKLFAMFWILCGVTITSFMTAGLTNVVFEVTDRYLPSVYSGDIGVLTNHIFEKELLLKGNAKQHSMNTINELINSLNNKNEKPISGFVLDSYSAKNYFQEQISNSNFFISDVIQDVDQSYYGVVINDVGLNELVIEYLDFQKDKIDEFVYDSFNNFIVTSSPIIQSNLLFTTQSGIFKYVLIVSACLITVLFAFGAVFELCLIKSKSSKVNSSLNITVYVEEEIKIEKEMKLMAKKWQKKLNTKLTNFIVDGTFKIQHDQKPTICLKINNEKVSKTEEKEIITVKTSLPLVKMDKKTFKSKNANIVSQNDFCDYISKETEAIKKQRPLPRLQVEA; encoded by the exons atgatacttTTATTGTTCTGTTTATGTATGACAACTGCTGCAAGATATAAACCTAGATGCAATTTAGATTTCTCGTTTTCAAATGATATTAATCTACAAAAATCATCAAACAAAATATCATGGGAAAGAAAATGCTCACAAAACGTTGAGAGCATCTGCATCAAAAATATTACTGTTGCTTACTTTAGCATGCCTCCATTTACAGATAACAATACTTTCGGAGCAAATAACTGGCCTGGAGTAGTTCTAACGCAAATTATATCAGCTGCCTTATCACAATGTTGTGGAAGCTGTTTGCAGATAACATTTAATAAGTTGGAAAATCAGTCTCAATTAATTTCCAATAACAACAAATATAGCATTGATATTATTTTTCCAATATTTACACAAAGAGCGTTAAACAGAGTTGAAAGTTCTTCAACCATTCCTGTTATAAAACTTTCAGCagctttgttttttacaaaactaaacATTCTTCCAACAATGTTTGCACAAGATATATTCCGCGCTATTTATAGTTTGTGGCCTTTGTTTGGTGTATCAACAATGTTAGCATATGTGGCGGGAGTGATAATTTGGTTTTTAGATACCTGGTATAATAAGGAGCAGTTACCAAGACGATTTATACCAGGATCTTTTGaag GATTTTGGTGGGCCTTTGTCACGATGGTAGCAGTTGGCTACGGTGATATTGCACCAAGAGGAGTAATAGCAAAGCTCTTTGCAATGTTTTGGATATTGTGTGGTGTTACCATAACTTCATTTATGACGGCAGGTCTTACAAATGTAGTATTTGAAGTAACAGACCGATATTTACCCTCCGTATACAGCGGTGATATAGGCGTATTAACTAACCACATTTTTGAGAAAGAGCTTCTTCTGAAAGGAAATGCAAAGCAACATTCAATGAACACAATTAATGAGTTAATCAAtagcttaaataataaaaacgagAAACCAATTAGTGGTTTTGTGTTAGATTCATATagtgcaaaaaattattttcaagaacAAATTTCTaacagtaacttttttattagcgATGTAATCCAAGACGTCGACCAATCTTATTACGGTGTTGTAATTAATGATGTGGGTCTAAACGAATTGGTCATTGAGTATCTTGATTTTCAGAAAGATAAAATTGATGAATTTGTTTATGATTCGTTTAACAACTTTATTGTAACATCGAGCCCTATAATTCAGTCAAATCTTTTGTTTACAACTCAATCAGGAATCTTTAAATATGTGCTTATTGTTTCTGCGTGCTTGATTACAGTATTGTTTGCGTTCGGTGCGGTATTTGAactatgtttaataaaatcaaagagcTCTAAAGTTAACTCAAGCTTGAATATAACAGTTTATGTCGaggaagaaataaaaattgaaaaggaAATGAAATTAATGGCTAAAAAGTGGCAAAAAAAGCTAAACACTAAACtaactaattttattgttgacggaacatttaaaatacaacatGACCAAAAACCGACTATTtgcttgaaaataaataatgaaaaagtatcaaaaacagaagaaaaagaaattattacaGTAAAAACAAGTTTACCATTAGtcaaaatggataaaaaaacatttaaaagcaaaaacgcTAATATTGTAAGTCAAAATGATTTCTGTGATTATATAAGCAAAGAAACAGAAGCTATAAAAAAGCAAAGGCCTTTGCCTCGACTACAAGTTGAGGCTTga
- the LOC136089404 gene encoding histone-lysine N-methyltransferase SETMAR-like — protein sequence MDKRQIRTIFLFQFKMGRKAAETARDINTAFGPETTNERMAQWWFKKFRSGEESLEDEEGRGRPSEIDDDQLRALIEADPRKTIREVAEELNVHNSTVDRHLKQIGKSKKLSKWVPHELNENQKNCRFEVSSALLLRNKNDPFLDRIVTCDEKWILYDNRRRSAQWLDRDEAPQHFPKPNLHQKKVMVTVWWSAAGLIHHSFLNPGETITAEKYCQQIDKMHQKLRCMCPRLVNMKGPILLHDNARPHVAQPTLQKLNALGYETLPHPPYSPDLSPTDYHFFKHLDNFLHEKCFKSRDDVKTTFDDFIASRTSEFYATGINKLVSRWQKCVDCNGSYFD from the coding sequence ATGGACAAGAGACAAATTCGCACGATTTTTCTGTTCCAGTTCAAGATGGGCCGAAAAGCTGCCGAGACAGCTCGCGATATCAACACTGCATTTGGCCCAGAAACCACTAACGAACGTATGGCACAGTGGTGGTTCAAAAAATTCCGCAGCGGTGAGGAGAGCCTTGAAGATGAAGAGGGTCGCGGACGCCCGTCTGAGATTGATGACGATCAATTGAGAGCCTTAATCGAAGCCGACCCGCGCAAAACCATACGAGAGGTTGCGGAAGAACTCAACGTTCATAACTCAACAGTTGATCGCCACTTGAAGCAAATAGGAAAGTCAAAAAAGCTTAGCAAATGGGTGCCGCACGAACTGaacgaaaatcaaaaaaattgtcgTTTTGAGGTATCGTCTGCTCTTCTTCTGCGCAACAAAAACGATCCGTTTCTCGACCGGATCGTGACGTGTGATGAGAAATGGATCCTCTACGACAACCGACGACGTTCCGCGCAGTGGTTGGACCGCGATGAGGCCCCACAGCACTTCCCGAAGCCGAATCTTCACCAAAAGAAGGTTATGGTGACTGTTTGGTGGTCTGCAGCCGGTCTCATCCATCACAGCTTCCTGAATCCTGGCGAGACGATTACGGCAGAGAAGTACTGCCAGCAAATAGACAAAATGCATCAAAAGCTCCGATGTATGTGCCCGAGATTGGTCAATATGAAGGGACCAATTCTCCTCCACGACAACGCCCGGCCGCACGTCGCACAACCGACCCTGCAGAAGTTGAACGCATTGGGCTACGAAACTCTGCCTCATCCACCATACTCACCGGACCTCTCGCCCACCGACTACCACTTTTTCAAGCATCTCGACAACTTCCTCCACGAGAAATGCTTCAAAAGCCGAGACGATGTCAAAACAACCTTTGATGACTTCATCGCTTCCAGGACTTCGGAATTTTACGCTACCGgcataaataaacttgtttCTCGTTGGCAAAAATGTGTTGATTGTAATGGTTCTTATTTcgattaa